In Chryseobacterium lactis, a single genomic region encodes these proteins:
- the porM gene encoding type IX secretion system motor protein PorM/GldM, translated as MAQGKQTPRQKMINLMYLVFIAMMALNIDAEIIRSYYDSTRALNETRTLTERKNEKIFERTLEAKAQQVPDTYAKPWEDYKVLKTKIDVLVKSAQDIKDLLKKQSEFHDKDPKTGKEIDVSENFAALNNNEATTEYFFKEGDENSPSPNALELKRKIDDVRNYINTTFGNNAQLKDLVERANKSLIAEYPKGKSPNDKTWFQNKFYHQPLIAAISNLEIIQNDARNVQSDALALLLQEKVDASIKFSSYEPIVSGPVDIQAGKQAEVKVMLGTYSNSNKISISGVSKVENGKGIISITGAGIGEHKLGGTITLTDASGKSQPFPWTHTYNVIAGPREVKLEKGLLLSADKMNVMYRGLENPVSGSILGADNSKLSLSAPGATVKNTGPGKWNVKPSTGTTVKLTLSGVDPYGKTVSQVFEYRIKNVPPPQGQMRGMNVLSMPATSIPNQSVQAAIPDFDFPVSFTVTQFMVRVPGRAALLIHGNSLNDAAGLIKNLRTGDVVSIFDIKATAQGLEGQTIKNITPILINVQ; from the coding sequence ATGGCACAAGGAAAACAGACCCCTCGTCAGAAGATGATCAACCTGATGTATTTGGTGTTCATCGCGATGATGGCCCTAAATATTGATGCAGAAATCATCAGATCATATTATGACTCTACAAGAGCGCTGAATGAAACAAGAACTTTAACGGAAAGAAAAAATGAAAAGATTTTTGAAAGAACGTTAGAAGCTAAAGCGCAACAAGTTCCTGATACCTATGCAAAACCTTGGGAAGATTACAAAGTTTTGAAGACCAAGATTGACGTATTGGTTAAATCTGCTCAGGATATCAAAGATTTGTTGAAAAAACAATCTGAGTTTCATGATAAAGATCCTAAAACAGGAAAAGAAATCGATGTAAGTGAAAATTTCGCTGCATTGAATAACAATGAGGCTACAACTGAATACTTCTTTAAAGAAGGAGATGAAAATTCACCGTCTCCTAATGCGCTGGAACTAAAACGTAAAATTGATGATGTAAGAAATTATATCAACACTACTTTTGGTAACAATGCACAACTTAAAGATTTGGTAGAGAGAGCTAACAAGTCTCTTATCGCGGAGTACCCTAAAGGGAAATCCCCAAATGATAAGACCTGGTTCCAAAATAAATTTTATCACCAGCCGCTAATTGCTGCAATATCTAACTTGGAGATTATCCAAAATGATGCCAGAAATGTTCAGTCTGATGCATTAGCACTATTGCTTCAGGAAAAAGTTGATGCTAGTATTAAGTTTTCTAGCTATGAGCCAATTGTTTCAGGTCCGGTTGACATCCAGGCTGGTAAGCAGGCCGAAGTTAAAGTAATGCTGGGAACTTATTCAAACAGTAACAAGATCAGTATTTCTGGTGTTAGTAAAGTGGAGAATGGTAAAGGTATTATTTCAATCACCGGTGCCGGAATAGGAGAACATAAGTTAGGAGGAACTATTACATTAACAGATGCTTCAGGTAAGTCACAACCTTTCCCTTGGACGCATACCTATAATGTAATCGCAGGTCCTAGAGAAGTAAAACTTGAAAAAGGATTATTACTTTCTGCTGATAAAATGAATGTAATGTATAGAGGACTTGAGAACCCTGTATCAGGATCAATCTTAGGTGCCGATAATTCTAAACTTTCATTATCAGCTCCGGGAGCTACTGTAAAAAATACAGGTCCTGGTAAATGGAATGTGAAGCCTTCAACAGGTACTACAGTTAAGTTGACACTTTCCGGAGTAGATCCTTATGGTAAAACAGTATCTCAGGTATTTGAATATAGAATCAAGAATGTACCACCACCGCAAGGTCAGATGAGAGGTATGAACGTATTGTCAATGCCGGCAACGTCTATTCCAAATCAATCTGTACAGGCTGCTATTCCTGATTTCGACTTCCCGGTTTCATTTACTGTAACTCAGTTTATGGTAAGAGTACCTGGTAGAGCAGCATTATTGATTCATGGTAATTCATTAAATGACGCAGCAGGATTAATCAAGAATCTGAGAACCGGAGATGTTGTTTCAATATTTGATATTAAAGCTACAGCTCAAGGTCTTGAAGGACAAACTATTAAAAACATTACTCCTATACTAATTAATGTTCAATAG
- a CDS encoding SemiSWEET transporter codes for MNENILGIVAGVLTSVSMIPQLVKVIKEKNVEDISLVMLLILISGLSLWVWYGVMKNELPIILSNSFAVLVNLSLLIYYLKFNKKT; via the coding sequence ATGAATGAAAATATATTAGGTATTGTGGCAGGAGTACTTACTTCAGTCTCGATGATTCCTCAACTGGTAAAAGTGATTAAAGAGAAAAATGTAGAAGACATCTCTTTGGTTATGCTTTTGATTTTGATTTCAGGATTGTCGCTGTGGGTATGGTATGGGGTAATGAAGAACGAATTACCGATTATCTTATCCAATTCATTTGCCGTTCTGGTGAATCTAAGCCTTTTAATATATTATCTGAAATTCAATAAAAAGACATAA
- a CDS encoding NAD(P)/FAD-dependent oxidoreductase yields the protein MKNVDYIIVGDGYAGLFFAHQLIKNNKSFVIFSEGRKSASQVSAGIINPVVLKKFTTFWKAQEQIDFLKDSLKEIASYTGKNYLIDASIHRIFHDENEQKLWLKKSATEELSGFLEEKFEHIDIVKNDFHTGKVNQSARLNVNGFFTGLFDYFEKNDFLVKEKFDYTLLDPSQLVYKDFNFKNIIFCEGMAVKDNPYFSGITVNANKGHHIRVKLSQPIPENITIKKKHFLFPTDNGLHFYGGTYDRDQLHNHVDESAVTQLVNGLSEFYPYDFEVKEVHFGFRPTVKDRRPIIGRQGTFNNLYVFNGLGARGILNGCYFARDLFRCIEEDIPLHEEVSLNRFE from the coding sequence ATGAAAAATGTAGATTATATTATCGTAGGTGACGGATATGCTGGGCTGTTTTTTGCCCATCAGCTGATTAAAAATAACAAATCATTTGTGATTTTTTCTGAAGGGAGAAAGAGTGCATCTCAGGTTTCTGCCGGAATTATCAATCCTGTTGTTCTCAAAAAGTTTACCACATTCTGGAAAGCTCAGGAACAAATTGATTTTCTTAAAGACAGTCTTAAAGAGATCGCATCATATACAGGTAAAAACTATTTGATTGATGCTTCTATTCACAGAATTTTTCATGACGAAAACGAACAAAAGCTTTGGTTAAAAAAATCAGCTACCGAAGAACTGTCTGGTTTTCTTGAAGAAAAATTTGAGCATATAGATATAGTAAAAAACGACTTTCACACCGGAAAGGTAAATCAATCTGCCAGACTTAATGTGAATGGATTTTTCACCGGTTTATTTGATTATTTTGAAAAAAATGACTTTTTAGTAAAAGAAAAATTCGATTACACCCTGCTGGATCCTTCTCAATTGGTTTATAAAGATTTTAATTTTAAAAATATTATTTTCTGTGAGGGTATGGCGGTAAAAGACAACCCTTATTTTTCCGGGATTACAGTAAATGCCAACAAAGGCCATCATATAAGGGTTAAGCTTTCTCAACCCATTCCTGAAAATATAACGATTAAAAAGAAGCACTTTTTATTTCCAACCGATAACGGACTTCACTTTTATGGTGGAACGTATGATAGAGACCAACTTCATAATCATGTTGATGAATCTGCCGTTACCCAATTGGTAAATGGGCTTTCGGAATTTTATCCCTATGATTTTGAAGTAAAAGAGGTGCATTTTGGTTTTCGTCCGACGGTAAAAGACAGAAGACCTATCATTGGAAGACAAGGAACTTTTAATAATTTGTACGTTTTCAATGGGCTCGGCGCACGTGGTATTTTGAACGGATGTTATTTTGCCAGGGATTTATTCCGTTGTATTGAAGAGGATATTCCTTTGCATGAAGAAGTTTCATTGAATCGATTTGAATAA
- the porN gene encoding type IX secretion system ring subunit PorN/GldN encodes MKKYISTLLVLVSGFAFSQTILNASSPEEFRKMREENKQKVGDTIIDKTVKPLEYGFVEDKDILKSMFVWEIIDMNDKINQPFYYDNPDGLLATPTRSLYQLLLDAALTGKIEQVYDDENFTVKLSPEGIQKRLENVRINDAAIDILNSGRQLTDKEKKEYTDVFKTTTDKVKVLKIMGMWFVDKRDGQMKYRPLGLAAMGPDPAVQGVIGPDGKPIAGNDELIDLFWIFYPNARDILANNYVFNRKNSSADLSFDDIINARRFSSVIYKSSSGLGDGTIKDYIPKDADDQIDESDRIKKQILEMENDMWNY; translated from the coding sequence ATGAAAAAATATATTAGCACCCTTTTAGTATTAGTTTCGGGATTTGCTTTTTCCCAGACTATTCTGAACGCTTCTTCTCCAGAAGAGTTTAGAAAGATGAGAGAGGAGAACAAACAAAAAGTTGGTGATACTATTATTGATAAAACAGTAAAACCTCTTGAATATGGATTTGTTGAGGATAAAGATATCCTTAAGAGTATGTTTGTTTGGGAAATCATTGATATGAATGATAAGATCAACCAACCGTTCTATTATGACAATCCGGATGGTCTTCTTGCTACTCCTACAAGATCTTTATATCAGTTATTGCTAGATGCAGCTTTAACAGGGAAAATTGAGCAGGTATATGATGATGAAAACTTTACAGTGAAACTTTCTCCTGAAGGAATTCAGAAAAGATTGGAAAATGTTAGAATCAACGATGCTGCCATTGATATCTTAAACTCTGGAAGACAACTAACAGATAAGGAGAAAAAAGAATATACCGACGTATTTAAAACGACCACTGATAAAGTAAAAGTTCTTAAAATAATGGGTATGTGGTTTGTGGATAAGAGAGATGGACAAATGAAGTACAGACCTCTTGGTCTCGCAGCTATGGGACCTGACCCTGCAGTACAGGGAGTTATCGGACCAGACGGAAAACCTATTGCAGGAAATGATGAGCTTATCGATTTGTTCTGGATTTTCTATCCTAATGCAAGAGATATTTTAGCTAATAATTATGTTTTCAACAGAAAAAATTCTTCAGCTGACTTATCTTTCGATGATATTATCAATGCAAGAAGATTTTCATCGGTTATCTATAAATCTTCAAGCGGTTTAGGAGATGGTACTATTAAAGATTACATCCCTAAAGATGCTGATGATCAGATAGATGAAAGTGATAGGATCAAAAAGCAGATTCTTGAAATGGAAAATGATATGTGGAATTACTAG
- the map gene encoding type I methionyl aminopeptidase: MSITNESELAGMQKISEAVAYTLREMTKYAQPGMTTKDLDEYGAKILSGFGAKSAPYLTYGFPGWTCISVDNEFCHGIPSDQRILKEGDLINIDVSAELDGYWADNGGSFVIGKDIHGHQNLVDASKDILEKAINNIKGGVKIADIGALMESEARKRGFKVIKNLGGHGVGRSLHEEPDELLNYKNRFDTRRFKKNSVVAIETFISTDSNIAVELKDGWTMVGNKGGYMAQHEHTIIITDGKPIILTHMNEILN, translated from the coding sequence ATGTCTATCACAAACGAATCCGAACTGGCTGGAATGCAGAAAATAAGTGAAGCTGTTGCCTATACTTTACGGGAGATGACGAAGTATGCTCAACCCGGCATGACCACGAAAGATCTTGATGAATATGGAGCGAAAATACTTTCCGGTTTTGGTGCAAAATCAGCTCCTTACCTGACGTACGGATTTCCGGGTTGGACATGCATCAGCGTAGATAATGAATTTTGCCACGGAATTCCTTCCGATCAAAGAATTTTGAAAGAAGGAGATCTTATCAATATTGATGTTTCAGCTGAACTTGACGGATACTGGGCAGACAACGGTGGCTCTTTTGTAATCGGAAAAGACATTCACGGACATCAGAATCTGGTAGATGCTTCTAAAGATATTTTAGAGAAAGCAATCAACAATATTAAAGGCGGAGTAAAAATCGCAGACATTGGTGCTTTGATGGAATCGGAAGCTAGAAAAAGAGGTTTTAAAGTTATTAAAAATCTGGGCGGCCATGGTGTCGGAAGGAGTTTACATGAAGAACCGGACGAATTGCTGAATTATAAAAACCGTTTCGATACCAGACGTTTTAAGAAAAATTCTGTGGTAGCAATTGAAACATTTATTTCCACTGATTCAAACATTGCCGTAGAGCTTAAAGATGGCTGGACGATGGTAGGAAACAAAGGCGGATACATGGCTCAGCATGAGCACACCATCATAATAACCGATGGAAAACCTATCATCCTTACGCACATGAATGAAATATTAAACTGA
- a CDS encoding FMN-dependent NADH-azoreductase, producing the protein MKNILHIISSARGNQSYSKGLSSAIVQKLQQQERINQVIIRNLMKDIPPYADEISIHEFYKNPGSYDEKSTALLSYANKIVDEMREADIIVIGTPMFNLGISTPLKGWLDQLIRAGVTYVFDEQWNRVGQFKGKKVYLAIASGGRRIEGTPDYISAYLKDVFRSYTGITDVETYRIEGTIEPGFEANYDQILGNFEMQNI; encoded by the coding sequence ATGAAGAACATTTTGCATATCATTTCAAGCGCAAGGGGAAATCAATCGTATAGTAAAGGTCTCAGTTCGGCAATCGTACAGAAGCTTCAACAGCAGGAAAGAATTAATCAAGTGATAATACGGAATCTTATGAAGGATATTCCGCCGTATGCTGATGAAATCTCCATTCATGAGTTTTATAAAAATCCAGGATCGTATGATGAGAAAAGTACTGCACTACTTTCTTACGCCAATAAAATTGTTGACGAAATGCGTGAAGCAGATATTATTGTCATTGGAACTCCTATGTTTAATCTGGGAATTTCAACTCCTTTGAAAGGTTGGCTGGATCAGCTGATCCGGGCTGGGGTTACCTATGTTTTTGATGAACAATGGAATCGTGTCGGTCAGTTTAAAGGTAAGAAAGTTTATTTGGCTATTGCTTCCGGCGGACGACGTATTGAAGGTACTCCCGATTATATTTCGGCTTATCTTAAAGATGTCTTCAGAAGCTATACCGGAATTACAGATGTTGAAACATATCGCATTGAGGGAACGATAGAGCCAGGCTTTGAGGCAAATTATGATCAGATCCTGGGAAATTTTGAAATGCAGAATATTTAG
- a CDS encoding efflux RND transporter periplasmic adaptor subunit, giving the protein MKRVASGIALSALLLAVGCNKKKEEKEEVTVYPVTSPVVMDTVINKEYVAQIQSVKNIEVRAQEKGFLEKIFVDEGQYVQAGQTLFRIMPKLYQAELLKAKAEVEQASIELKNASTLAGNNIVSKNEKAMAKAKLDAANAEMKLAQIHLSFTDIKAPFSGVINRIPLKLGSLVDEGDLLTSLSDNTSIYTYFNVSEPEYLSYQTHKADRGSNQVALITANGETYPQKGEIQTIEGEFDNETGNIAFRAKFPNPDKLLRNGETGKVQMAMPVHNALIIPQKATYEIQDQKYVFVIDKNGTAKSRNIKVAYELPDLYMVGSGLFKGDQILLEGVQKVKDDQKIKTKFQNPEKVLQSLKLKAE; this is encoded by the coding sequence ATAAAGAGAGTTGCTTCGGGAATTGCGCTGAGTGCCCTTCTGTTGGCGGTTGGCTGCAATAAGAAAAAAGAAGAAAAAGAAGAGGTTACGGTATACCCTGTAACATCTCCTGTAGTAATGGATACTGTAATCAACAAAGAATACGTAGCCCAGATTCAATCTGTGAAGAATATTGAAGTTCGGGCTCAGGAAAAAGGTTTCCTTGAGAAAATTTTTGTTGATGAAGGACAATATGTACAGGCTGGACAGACATTGTTCAGAATTATGCCTAAACTCTATCAGGCCGAATTATTAAAAGCAAAAGCAGAAGTAGAGCAGGCCTCTATTGAGCTTAAAAATGCAAGTACACTGGCAGGAAACAACATTGTATCTAAAAACGAAAAAGCAATGGCAAAAGCCAAGCTGGATGCCGCCAATGCAGAAATGAAACTGGCACAAATCCATTTGTCATTTACAGATATCAAAGCTCCGTTTTCAGGAGTGATCAACAGAATTCCTTTAAAGCTTGGAAGTCTCGTGGATGAAGGAGATTTGTTGACTTCCCTATCCGATAACACAAGTATCTATACTTATTTCAATGTTTCTGAACCTGAATATTTAAGCTATCAGACGCATAAGGCAGATCGCGGAAGTAACCAGGTGGCACTTATTACTGCCAATGGAGAAACCTATCCACAAAAAGGAGAAATTCAGACTATTGAAGGAGAATTTGATAATGAGACGGGAAATATCGCTTTCCGTGCTAAATTTCCAAACCCTGACAAACTTCTGAGAAATGGTGAAACCGGAAAAGTTCAGATGGCAATGCCGGTTCATAATGCCTTAATCATCCCTCAAAAAGCTACCTATGAAATTCAGGATCAGAAATATGTATTTGTGATCGATAAAAATGGTACTGCAAAATCACGCAATATCAAAGTAGCTTATGAGCTTCCTGATTTGTATATGGTAGGTTCAGGCCTTTTTAAAGGGGATCAGATTCTTTTAGAAGGTGTTCAAAAGGTGAAAGATGACCAGAAAATTAAAACCAAATTCCAGAATCCTGAGAAGGTTCTTCAATCATTGAAATTAAAAGCAGAGTAG
- a CDS encoding TolC family protein gives MNTMENLKTKSIITAIALSLVVTSCKAPMATVIKDEVKENLPQNFNQEEKQDANTNSGTTPWRQFFTDPNLVSLIETALKNNQELLITLQEIEIAKSGVLAKKGRLSPTVSAAVGAGLKKAGRYTSEGAGDATTQIEPGRDMPDPLGNFEGGLMANWEIDIWKKLRNEKESAVAHYLSTVEGKNFVLSNLIEEVADDYYELLALDNQLDIIQQYIKLQQRALEISKIQKEAAAATELAVKKFEAELAKSKATEYTIRQQITEKENEINALLGRYPQPIIRAKEDFMSIIPQTIYTGIPSQLLANRPDIKQAELELKASKLDVQAARKEFYPSLEISVTLGLEAFKPSYLVKLPESIAYNLAGELAGPLINKSAIKANFQTADAKQIQALYEYDKTILNAYLDVANLMSKIKNIDQYYQLKSQETKALDQSIDIANQLFRNSRADYLEVLLNQRDALDAKMDLIEAKQKQLSTIVDIYKGLGGGWK, from the coding sequence ATGAACACGATGGAAAATTTGAAGACTAAAAGTATAATCACAGCCATTGCCTTATCTCTTGTCGTGACAAGTTGTAAAGCTCCGATGGCGACAGTCATAAAAGACGAGGTGAAAGAAAATTTACCTCAAAATTTCAACCAGGAAGAAAAGCAGGATGCGAATACTAACAGCGGAACAACGCCATGGAGACAGTTTTTCACTGATCCTAATCTGGTAAGCCTGATTGAAACGGCTTTAAAGAATAACCAGGAATTACTGATCACTCTTCAGGAAATAGAAATCGCGAAGAGTGGTGTTTTAGCTAAAAAAGGAAGACTAAGCCCAACAGTTTCTGCAGCAGTAGGAGCCGGGCTGAAAAAAGCCGGCCGTTATACCAGTGAAGGTGCCGGTGATGCTACTACCCAAATTGAACCGGGCAGAGATATGCCTGATCCGCTGGGTAATTTCGAAGGAGGTTTAATGGCCAACTGGGAAATAGATATCTGGAAAAAACTACGAAATGAAAAAGAGTCTGCGGTAGCTCATTACCTTTCTACAGTGGAGGGAAAAAACTTTGTACTATCTAATCTTATTGAAGAGGTAGCCGATGATTATTATGAATTACTGGCACTCGACAATCAATTGGATATTATACAGCAGTATATCAAACTTCAGCAAAGAGCGTTAGAGATTTCTAAAATTCAGAAGGAAGCGGCGGCAGCTACAGAGTTGGCGGTGAAGAAATTTGAAGCAGAACTGGCTAAGTCAAAAGCTACAGAATATACCATCCGCCAGCAGATCACCGAAAAGGAGAATGAAATTAATGCATTATTGGGAAGATATCCGCAGCCTATTATCAGAGCTAAGGAAGACTTTATGTCTATAATTCCTCAAACCATTTATACCGGAATTCCGTCACAATTATTGGCAAATCGTCCGGATATAAAACAGGCAGAATTGGAACTGAAGGCTTCAAAACTTGATGTACAGGCAGCAAGAAAAGAATTTTATCCTTCCCTTGAAATTTCTGTAACGCTAGGGCTGGAAGCATTTAAACCATCATATTTGGTAAAATTGCCGGAATCTATTGCTTATAATCTTGCAGGTGAACTGGCAGGACCACTGATTAATAAAAGTGCGATCAAAGCTAATTTTCAGACGGCAGATGCCAAACAGATACAGGCTTTATATGAGTATGATAAAACAATATTAAATGCCTATCTGGATGTGGCCAATCTGATGTCGAAGATCAAAAATATAGATCAGTATTATCAATTAAAATCTCAGGAAACAAAAGCATTGGATCAGTCTATTGACATTGCCAACCAATTGTTCCGAAATTCCAGAGCAGATTACCTTGAGGTTCTTTTGAATCAGAGAGATGCACTGGATGCTAAAATGGATCTTATAGAAGCCAAACAAAAACAACTGAGTACGATAGTGGATATCTACAAAGGTTTAGGTGGAGGCTGGAAATAA
- the porK gene encoding T9SS ring complex lipoprotein PorK/GldK has protein sequence MKRIFLLLLSASVASVSCSGGGSSSVGKPGTKGELIPREKTKSFVAERPYGMVAIPAGSFVAGLADQDPTNTPEKASLKTVTVSSFFMDEAETTNSEYRVFINYVRDSIARTLLAEAAGEGGDEGGRKGAAIGDYAYLAKKEENLTPYQEYMEGQGGREDGSYDASKRLDWKIPLHWSTSKYPDVEYAEVLESMYLPASSRIGNERILDVSKLKYTYRWGDMDAALADNERGANYLKSQSIAIYPDTTVWVKDFHFAYNEPLFEQYFWHKAYKNYPVVGVTWDQARAYCNFRSKLKTDYNESLKRKKQRPLTFRLPTEVEWEYAARGGMQNATYPWGGPYLMDDRGCYLANFKPKRGNYMEDEKKGTYTYTAPVKKFKKNGFGLFDMAGNVSEWTVSAYNNSSYGFSSTLNPSTKDTKDTKKSVRGGSWKDIGYALMTGARDWERKDSARSYIGFRTVQDIPEAAVKPRRVNRN, from the coding sequence ATGAAAAGGATATTTCTTTTATTATTGTCTGCATCGGTAGCATCGGTATCTTGTTCAGGTGGTGGCAGCTCTTCTGTAGGGAAGCCAGGAACAAAAGGTGAATTGATACCAAGAGAAAAAACGAAATCATTTGTTGCGGAAAGACCATACGGAATGGTCGCAATTCCTGCAGGTTCATTTGTTGCTGGTCTGGCAGATCAGGATCCAACAAATACTCCTGAAAAAGCATCATTGAAGACAGTTACTGTTTCTTCTTTCTTCATGGATGAAGCAGAAACTACCAATTCAGAATACAGAGTATTTATCAATTATGTAAGAGATTCTATCGCTAGAACTTTACTTGCTGAAGCTGCCGGAGAAGGTGGTGACGAAGGCGGACGTAAAGGAGCAGCTATAGGAGACTATGCATATCTTGCTAAAAAAGAAGAAAATTTAACACCTTATCAAGAATATATGGAAGGCCAAGGCGGCCGGGAGGATGGAAGCTATGATGCAAGCAAAAGACTAGACTGGAAAATCCCTTTACACTGGAGTACTTCAAAATACCCTGATGTAGAATATGCGGAAGTTTTAGAATCTATGTACTTGCCGGCTTCTTCCAGAATAGGAAACGAAAGAATTTTAGATGTAAGTAAACTGAAATATACATACCGTTGGGGTGATATGGATGCAGCACTTGCAGATAACGAAAGAGGAGCCAATTACCTTAAAAGCCAGAGTATCGCGATCTATCCCGATACTACGGTTTGGGTAAAAGATTTCCACTTTGCTTACAATGAGCCATTATTTGAACAATATTTCTGGCACAAAGCTTACAAAAACTATCCTGTAGTTGGTGTAACATGGGATCAGGCAAGAGCTTATTGTAACTTCAGATCTAAATTGAAAACTGATTACAACGAAAGTTTAAAAAGAAAAAAACAAAGACCATTGACGTTCCGTCTTCCAACCGAAGTAGAGTGGGAATATGCTGCAAGAGGTGGAATGCAAAATGCTACTTACCCTTGGGGAGGTCCATATTTAATGGATGACAGAGGTTGCTACTTAGCCAACTTCAAACCGAAGAGAGGTAACTACATGGAAGACGAGAAAAAGGGTACTTATACATATACAGCTCCAGTTAAGAAGTTTAAGAAAAATGGGTTTGGGTTATTTGATATGGCTGGAAACGTTTCTGAGTGGACCGTGTCTGCATATAACAATTCTTCGTACGGGTTCTCTTCTACATTAAATCCTTCTACTAAGGATACAAAGGATACTAAAAAATCTGTAAGAGGTGGATCTTGGAAAGATATAGGATATGCACTAATGACGGGAGCCAGAGATTGGGAAAGAAAAGATTCAGCAAGAAGCTATATCGGATTTAGAACTGTACAGGATATTCCTGAAGCAGCTGTTAAACCAAGAAGAGTTAACAGAAATTAA
- the porL gene encoding type IX secretion system motor protein PorL/GldL produces the protein MFKTKDAWMNFFYSFGAAIVILGAWLKITHITLGPINGNIALTVGLITEAIIFIIFAFDPPKTEESYAWENVYPELLDKHAHPNPLHSNVTTKNTKDQFAELENSLSNKLDKMLQDAKLDVQLFDRLRTGIDKFSSSVDQINQTVDVSASTHKYNDQLNKAALHMESMNALYAMQLENGKKQSEFANKYVADMQKSAEHSEKFNQELQGLTSNLNNLNRVYGGMLTAMKS, from the coding sequence ATGTTTAAGACAAAAGATGCTTGGATGAATTTCTTCTATTCATTCGGTGCTGCAATTGTAATTCTTGGAGCTTGGCTTAAAATTACTCACATTACCCTGGGACCAATTAACGGTAATATCGCTCTTACAGTAGGGCTTATTACAGAGGCTATTATCTTTATCATTTTTGCCTTTGACCCTCCAAAAACTGAAGAGTCTTATGCCTGGGAAAATGTTTATCCTGAATTATTAGATAAGCATGCACACCCGAACCCTTTACACTCAAATGTAACAACTAAAAATACAAAGGATCAATTTGCTGAACTTGAAAATTCTCTGTCTAACAAATTAGACAAGATGCTTCAGGATGCTAAATTAGATGTACAATTATTTGACAGACTAAGAACAGGAATTGATAAATTCTCAAGTTCTGTTGACCAGATCAATCAGACTGTGGATGTATCTGCTTCTACCCATAAATATAATGATCAGCTAAACAAAGCGGCTCTGCATATGGAAAGTATGAATGCTTTATACGCAATGCAGCTTGAAAATGGCAAAAAGCAATCTGAATTTGCTAATAAATATGTGGCAGATATGCAGAAATCTGCTGAACATTCTGAAAAATTCAATCAAGAGCTACAAGGTTTAACTTCTAATCTTAATAATTTAAATAGAGTTTATGGTGGTATGCTAACCGCTATGAAATCTTAA
- a CDS encoding META domain-containing protein yields the protein MKSLYSYLSALFLAVFLVSCNTQTAQKPTTTDITGKTWKLTELNGQPIKLKNPKNNPHFKLDMNGMKYEGYAGCNGLGGTFEIKQDIMRIKFNQGVSTMMACEDLDIENQFSKALLSADNYSINGNTLTLNKARMAPLAKFVLQ from the coding sequence ATGAAAAGCTTGTATTCTTATTTATCAGCTCTTTTTCTGGCTGTATTTCTTGTTTCATGTAATACACAAACTGCACAGAAACCAACCACAACAGATATCACAGGAAAAACCTGGAAATTAACTGAACTTAACGGGCAGCCTATCAAACTAAAAAATCCTAAAAATAATCCACATTTCAAACTTGATATGAATGGAATGAAATACGAAGGTTACGCCGGTTGTAACGGATTGGGCGGTACTTTTGAAATCAAACAGGATATCATGAGAATTAAGTTTAATCAGGGAGTATCTACGATGATGGCGTGTGAAGATCTGGATATTGAAAACCAGTTTTCAAAGGCTTTGCTATCTGCCGATAATTATTCTATAAATGGAAATACTTTGACTTTAAACAAGGCAAGAATGGCTCCTTTAGCTAAATTTGTCCTTCAATAA